The following are encoded together in the Salvia hispanica cultivar TCC Black 2014 chromosome 6, UniMelb_Shisp_WGS_1.0, whole genome shotgun sequence genome:
- the LOC125196226 gene encoding LOW QUALITY PROTEIN: leucine-rich repeat extensin-like protein 4 (The sequence of the model RefSeq protein was modified relative to this genomic sequence to represent the inferred CDS: inserted 2 bases in 1 codon) has product MNPSATSPRRRRPSLILLTAFTIALLAPQIPNAAAGENDVDFRGIVRDARNLTFENPSLRRAYYALQAWKHAIFSDPFNFTANWTGADVCSYGGVFCAPSPSNASARVVAGIDLNHGDIAGYLPDELGLLTDLALFHINSNRFCGVVPDSFKKLKVLFELDLSNNRFVGGFPKVVLSLPSLKFLDLRFNDFEGGVPMEIFDKELDALFLNDNRFRFGIPANLGNSPVSVLVLANNNLGGCIPASIGKMGRTLNELILMNDNLTGCLPPQIGMLKELTVFDVSFNSLQGPLPAEISRMRSLEQLDVAHNRLTGVVPATVCQLPRLENFTYSFNYFSGEAPQCSRFGGGGTVSDGKQNCIPSKSNQRSAKECASDDAKPYDCRKSSCFVAGRPTPSPTPTPTPKPSPRPSQAPSPPTSRSSPNVRSHPPPPPAPSTPPPPTHSSSPGSHFRSPPPPVEHQYSPPPPDHKSSPNTHYRPPPPVQYSPPPPPPPSPSPPPPYVYTSPPPPPPSPSPPPPYVYTSPPPPPPPSPSPPPPYVYSSPPPPPPSPSPPPPYVYSSPPPPPPSPSPPPPYVYSSPPPPPPSPSPPPPYVYSSPPPPSPSPPPPYVYSSPPPPTTTTPSPCPPSPSPPPPYIYSSPPPPPRSQSPPPPYTYTSPPPPSPSPPPPYIYXQSPPPPSPSPPPPYHYSSPPPPKHPPKLCLTPSPPPPPPPHTTPECPPLPSHSPPPPPPPSPKHSSPPHHHSSPPPPAPEHIPLPPITGVSYASPPPPVIPYY; this is encoded by the exons ATGAATCCCTCCGCCACCTCTCCGCGGCGGCGCCGCCCCTCATTAATACTCCTCACAGCCTTCACAATCGCCCTCCTCGCTCCGCAGATCCCCAATGCAGCTGCCGGGGAGAACGACGTCGACTTCCGAGGCATCGTTCGCGACGCCAGAAACCTCACATTCGAGAACCCTAGCCTCCGCCGCGCCTACTACGCCTTACAAGCGTGGAAGCACGCCATTTTCTCCGATCCGTTCAATTTCACCGCGAATTGGACCGGCGCGGACGTCTGCTCCTACGGCGGCGTGTTCTGCGCCCCCTCGCCGTCGAACGCCTCCGCCAGAGTTGTGGCGGGAATCGATCTCAACCACGGCGACATCGCCGGCTATTTGCCGGATGAGCTAGGGCTGCTCACCGATCTGGCGCTTTTCCACATCAATTCCAACCGATTCTGCGGTGTTGTTCCtgatagttttaaaaaattgaaggtgCTTTTTGAGCTGGATTTGAGTAACAACCGATTTGTTGGGGGATTTCCGAAGGTAGTGCTGTCGCTGCCGTCGCTGAAGTTTTTAGATCTCCGGTTTAACGACTTCGAAGGCGGAGTTCCGATGGAGATTTTCGATAAGGAATTGGACGCGTTGTTTTTGAACGACAACAGATTCCGGTTCGGAATCCCGGCGAATCTCGGAAACTCGCCGGTTTCGGTGCTGGTGCTGGCGAACAACAACCTCGGCGGCTGCATTCCGGCCAGCATTGGGAAGATGGGGAGGACGCTGAACGAGCTGATTCTGATGAACGACAATCTGACGGGGTGCCTGCCGCCGCAGATCGGGATGCTGAAGGAGCTGACGGTGTTCGATGTGAGCTTCAACAGCCTGCAGGGGCCTCTGCCGGCGGAGATCAGCCGCATGCGGAGCCTGGAGCAGCTCGACGTGGCGCACAACCGCCTCACCGGAGTGGTGCCGGCCACCGTCTGCCAGCTGCCGCGCCTCGAGAACTTCACATACTCCTTCAATTACTTCAGCGGCGAGGCGCCTCAGTGCAGCCGattcggcggcggcggcaccGTTTCCGACGGAAAGCAGAATTGCATTCCGAGCAAGAGCAACCAGAGGTCTGCGAAGGAATGCGCCTCCGATGATGCTAAACCCTACGATTGTAGAAAATCCAGCTGCTTCGTCGCCGGAAGGCCAACTCCTTCACcaacaccaacaccaacaCCGAAACCCTCGCCTAGGCCTTCTCAGGCTCCGTCTCCGCCTACCTCCAGGTCTTCGCCGAATGTCAGGTCCCACCCTCCGCCGCCTCCGGCACCATCTACACCGCCGCCGCCTACTCACAGCTCATCTCCGGGGTCTCATTTCCGCTCTCCGCCGCCACCTGTCGAGCATCAATACTCCCCTCCACCACCTGACCATAAATCCTCCCCCAACACTCACTACAGACCACCTCCACCGGTTCAATACTCCCCCCCTCCTCCGCCACCTCCTTCACCgtccccaccaccaccatacGTCTACACatctcctcctccaccaccaccttctccttccccaccaccaccatacGTGTACAcatcaccaccacctccaccaccaccttcTCCATCTCCGCCACCACCATATGTCTACTcctctccaccaccaccaccaccttcaccttccccaccaccaccatatGTCTAttcatcaccaccaccaccaccaccttcaccatctccaccaccaccatatGTCTAttcatcaccaccaccaccaccaccttcaccatctccaccaccaccatatGTCTActcatcaccaccaccaccttcaCCCTCTCCCCCACCACCATATGTATACTCatccccaccaccaccaacaacaacaacacctTCTCCCTGCCCACCTTCACCATCCCCACCTCCACCATACATCTACTCATCTCCACCACCCCCACCACGATCACAATCCCCACCTCCACCATACACCTACACATCCCCACCACCACCTTCCCCATCCCCTCCACCACCATACATCTA ACagtcaccaccaccaccttccCCATCCCCTCCACCACCATACCACTACTCATCCCCACCTCCACCTAAGCACCCTCCAAAATTATGTTTAACACCATCACcccctccaccaccaccaccacacACCACCCCAGAATGCCCTCCTCTACCATCCCAttccccaccaccaccaccaccaccatctcCGAAACATTCATCACCGCCGCACCATCATTCATCGCCACCACCGCCGGCGCCGGAACACATTCCATTGCCACCAATAACAGGGGTGTCCTACGcatctccgccgccgccggtcATTCCATACTATTAA